The stretch of DNA ATTTCGTTTACATTGGCCAggctgtatgtgtgtgtgtatgtattcCGGTCGTCGCGGTTCAGGGCCATCTGCACAGCTGCTTATACTTATATTCTTGGCATCAGCGTTGTTTGCTTAGACAAAAACTGCCTTTTGACGTAATCccaacttctttcttttttcactccATCAGGAACTGCAGCTGCTGGAGAGGGAAGAAAACAACCagaaggttttatttttattttcgtccaAACTGCTGCATCAAATTTCATTCCCGAGTTTGACGTCATGAATTTACCACATCAccatccgccgccgccgtcgcaCTCGTCGTCGGTTACCTCATACCAAACTTTCCGACTGTTGACGACCCTCTTCTTGGTGCTGGTCGTCTCGCAGTTTTTCCTGTCGACAGGTAATTTCAGAATCAAAGTTCATTTGAtgaaattaccttttttacaCATTATTACATAAACCTTTGGCGCTGGCGGGTCCAACATCAGTGAGCGCTATCGATTGCTTCAAGTGCGTGTCGGTGAACGGCGAGAATCCGGCCTGCGAAGATCCGTTCCACAATAACTTCACCAGTGATCTGCTCGAGTCGCCCTGTTTGGGCGGACGTAAAGGACGCAACGGCCTCTTTCCGGCCACGGCTTGTCTGAAGCTCGCCGGTCGTTACGGTATACACTATTATCATAATAAATTACACGCATCATCAGCAGATAACGCTGCGCTGGACTTTGGGGCTTCCGCCACGAGCCCCAGCACCCGCCGCTTTCAtttctatattatataaaataatatagaCCCCTCCTTTTTTATGGGCACGCATCATTGACTGTATGTGTGTACTGTGTAGGCGCGTTCGGATGTATGGCGGGAGCGAGCCTATCTCCTCTTCTacgtgaaaagaagaaggaaaaacgtTTAAGTTGAGGTTGCATATTGGAAAGTATATGGTGCGGATGCGAATTCGATCATTTCGGATCAAAGGCAAGGATGAAGGGGGAAATGCTCACTCATCCGTGCCGCACCTGACCCGccaccaaacacacacatatcgaACGACCGCCCCAACGTTTACTCTTGTGTGTTGCAGTCAccggaaatgtgtgtgtgtactatagCTACTATCATATCTATATGCGGCGATAAGAAGGCAGGATCAATTGAAGATGACGTCCGCGTGAtagatgtttttttgtttgtttttttatgggATACTATATACGTGTACATATAGCTCAGAGGCAACAATAatcggatttttttgtgttgtgatAAAGTTTTATgacgattttttcttgttaaaaagaaaagatataagGCGTTTGACGTGATGGCAATAGCCGTTCCTTTGGCCGTATCATGTGGGCTACACGTAACCATAGGGCTGTATATTTCGCCATCCCACACTTTTATATTTCCATAGATATCAAAGAAGGGCGTAGTCTGTGTGTACCTTCTTTAGTATTCAGTTTTTACCAAGAAACGCGATCCTCGCCGCCGTCGACCCTCCACTCCTGGAGGGTGGATTTATGAGagtgtgtgctgctgccccggtatatataatatgcgCACCGCACACTGTATTGCAGTAAAGTGTCAGAATTAATCAAGACGAAGGGAAACGTACCGCGCCCGAAGACCccggaaaaaaatgatgacgtaaaaagaaaaaggaacgggGAAGAAGGACATCTGGGGTCCCTTTTAAGTTTGATCAAATATCAACTATAAGGCTAGATTTATGCAGTATTTAGTTAGACGTGAACTCGATcattatatataaaataatatgtaTGGATAAAATATGAAGCGCTCTAAATTGAATATGGTCGTGggattaaatttctttctttttttccacttggCTGTGTCGTTTATAAGATTgggttgaatttttcatttcttgacgTTGATGCGATATTGCGGAGAGAGAGTCCCGAGAACAGCTGAGCTCAACCGTGGACCCGGCGGGATCGATCCAGAGTTACACGGAAGTGGCGGCCCTTTTCTATAAACgcggagagaagaagaatagaaagatCCGCGCTGTTTACGCATGCAAATGCTGTTGGAAAATGAAGTGGGCTCTACAGCTTTCGTTAACCAAATCTTGACAGTCgaacaacagaaaacaaaaggggccTTTCCACCGCGAGTCCGTTTCGTCTCTTCTTCCGCTTTTCAATTTCCCGTCCGGGCTCCTTGCTTCATTCACCAAGGTGAAGGAACTTATGAATTAATCAGTTTCAATCTTAAGTGGCTTTCCTATACGTCGGGTGCAGTCACGACGGGGCTCCAAGGACGCGCATTAATGGCGCATCATTCAAAATCTTAtccgattattattttttttaccgtggTCGTTGTTGGACAATTTTGGATTATCTTATCTGAATGAAGATGTGAGTCGTTTCAGCAGGAAGAAAAATGtagacaagttttttttcatttttatgtacTTACGCATCGTTACGTCTTTCCGTTCGCCGGGACGGATGAAATATATTggagagagtaaaaaaaaacggaattgCCGGAATCCGGAGCTcataaattcaattccattctGACGTGGAAGCGGCACCAATCCAGAAGAGACTATAGAAAATGCAGAAAAAAGGGATCAGCCATTCGTAGGGAAATGTAAGAAGAAACGgaggggaaagaaataaaaaggcggATCGTTAGTTGTATAATAAAACATATTCAACAGATTGGTGACATATGTTAACGTATGTTATTAACCGGTGGATTctagttttttaattttttttaaatttcaaatctaaTCGAAAAGTGAAATTGAGGATGCAACGTTTCAgcttcttttgatttaatatGCATAAAGTAATTGTACTTGTGCAGCGTACACACCCACGAAATGAGCATATGAAATTGTACTTTAGCTATTTTTATACTATCTTATTACTAtacctttcttcttcctagAACTAAAAGCCTTGCAAGTTTCAggagaagaaaacttttgtgaATCGTCAGCGTCTAACTTGGTGGTGGTAGCTCTCCATCGCAGGAGCCGAGCCTCAGCTGCAGACTCGCAAGTCGCAAAGCCTTTACCTTTTCATATTGAACTTGCATGTGAGCCTCAATAACCTCCCTTATAGATCAAAGAATATAAGGGACGACTCTttagctcttttctttcccataTGGAGTAGTTGCACGGCGGTTTCCCAACTCTATTGTTACAATAAGGGCAGACGTCGTCAACTGCGCGCACCATTTATTATATATCTCTCGGTGCAGAAGGAAATAATGGATGgaatatatagtatagtatatcGACTAGATTCGAGTTGCCAAAAGTCTTTGACAAAGAtcgaagagaaaatgaagaaactttTCGCTTTGATGGGCTTACTTCTGACGGCATCGAAACTtgagttgttttctttcgttattAACGTACGAGTCTAAATTCATGTTGGGGCGGCAGGTAACTAGGGCACTGTTTCTTGAATGGCTTTTTATAGAATtgaatcttttcattttcatttcgaaaCGGCCGAATATAAGGTTGaaacctaaaaaaaatctgtctaatcaaattgaacctgctgtttattttattttgtttttttcaaatcgatttCACGTCGACCAACGCCCCGCGTCCATCCAACAAATCATCAGCCGACGGTAATTACGAGAAGATGGTGATTCGTACCTGCGCCCTGGACTCTGGTACACTGACACTTGACACGGAATTGGTCCGAATGTCCCATTGTGGCAGTTTCGTTCTGGATGGAAGGTCAGACTGATAGCCATCCAAGTCTAGCTCTTTCCCACATACATGCAATTCAACGCGATCAATATTATCATACGCTGTagcaacacacacatatatataaagtGTGTTTTAACAGAGAGAGTCAATCCCCTCccccaccccaaaaaaaaaccggaccGTTTTCCCCAGTATAATAGTCCCCCCAGCCCCAGTGATGAATCCACTATTTTCCCGGCGAGCAATTCATCTtgtggataaaaaaaaggccttgCGTGAGCTGCGcgaaagagaagaatggaTTGAACACACAATAACTTTCTTCGCTCGTCTATGTATATCCACCCACAagccctccccccccccacggCCCTCCTCCCATATTaaatggagggaaaagaaagtGAGTGTATatatggcggcggcggcggccggtAATCGAAAGAACTTAGACGAATAGCAGCTGTCGTGGTCCGTCTGCTGGGCCAGTAGCTATTAGGCGCAGTTGAGGTTTTCCCGTGATATTGGCCCGATATCGACCTGTCGCTGGGTATTTCGTTCCATCGATCAATCGCATGCGAAACCGAATTCATTTCGGATCTAAATCATCTACAGCAAAAATATCTATCTAGctatagaaataataatcaatacaATCTAACTGGTTATATATACTACATGTATTTTTTCGTAGAGAGGCCAATGTTATCATAATCTAGATTTGATTAGAGAGAGATGGTTGTTTGGTTATATTTTGATACGCATCAGCAGAGAGCTGGTCATAGCCTTTTTGTTATCATTTGATTATATTCTGATCTTTCTAAGTTGTGTCTCGtgtttgtctttctctctttctctcttttggtcTTCTTCGATCAACACTTCGTCCACACACTCGATCGTTACGCCCGGCGCcttgtctttttatttcgttctcTATACAGACGATACGGGCGAAACGATTGTAGGTACGTTCCACAATTTCGATACTTGCTCATTTTCTATTCATattggattattattacaacatTTATAAGCGTCGATCTAATATGTCTGTTCATTGAATGATGCGCCATTAGTTAGAGGTTGTGCGTTGGACTCTGGGACGACGACAATAGATACAGAAATCATTCGCATGTCTCACTGTGGAGGATTGTACTTCGACGACAGGTAAAAAAACGACCACCGAAAACCTTTCATCTTgactgtttgtttgtttcatattGGCAAATCGTGTCGTTTATAGTTTTGGGCATCCTCGgaatgtgttgtgtgtgtgtatggaaGCATGCGGAAAGAGAATGCCGGAATGCGCATGATATATGTAGCGGTGTCACACATATCTGAGAGGTCCGTGTTAAGCGCATCTCAAATGGCTGTGCCTGTAGAGAGGAAACgtgttgtgtgtctgtctgttgGTTGTCTTGTTTGTGTTTGAGATGCGCATAATGTTGGCAGCAGCACACTGGTGGTGATGTGGGGTGGTACTCGCTGGAtgtggttgtttttttgtttctctccggCGGATGTTGAGGC from Daphnia pulex isolate KAP4 chromosome 4, ASM2113471v1 encodes:
- the LOC124192179 gene encoding uncharacterized protein LOC124192179 isoform X1 → MNLPHHHPPPPSHSSSVTSYQTFRLLTTLFLVLVVSQFFLSTAVSAIDCFKCVSVNGENPACEDPFHNNFTSDLLESPCLGGRKGRNGLFPATACLKLAGRYADGNYEKMVIRTCALDSGTLTLDTELVRMSHCGSFVLDGRYVNGCLQSCDDGDGCNSAPSDRPGWLRIVTAAASVITISLIWANVMPSYHVFR
- the LOC124192179 gene encoding uncharacterized protein LOC124192179 isoform X2, with translation MNLPHHHPPPPSHSSSVTSYQTFRLLTTLFLVLVVSQFFLSTAVSAIDCFKCVSVNGENPACEDPFHNNFTSDLLESPCLGGRKGRNGLFPATACLKLAGRYDDTGETIVVRGCALDSGTTTIDTEIIRMSHCGGLYFDDRYVNGCLQSCDDGDGCNSAPSDRPGWLRIVTAAASVITISLIWANVMPSYHVFR
- the LOC124192179 gene encoding uncharacterized protein LOC124192179 isoform X3, whose amino-acid sequence is MNLPHHHPPPPSHSSSVTSYQTFRLLTTLFLVLVVSQFFLSTVSAIDCFKCVSVNGENPACEDPFHNNFTSDLLESPCLGGRKGRNGLFPATACLKLAGRYADGNYEKMVIRTCALDSGTLTLDTELVRMSHCGSFVLDGRYVNGCLQSCDDGDGCNSAPSDRPGWLRIVTAAASVITISLIWANVMPSYHVFR
- the LOC124192179 gene encoding uncharacterized protein LOC124192179 isoform X4 — protein: MNLPHHHPPPPSHSSSVTSYQTFRLLTTLFLVLVVSQFFLSTVSAIDCFKCVSVNGENPACEDPFHNNFTSDLLESPCLGGRKGRNGLFPATACLKLAGRYDDTGETIVVRGCALDSGTTTIDTEIIRMSHCGGLYFDDRYVNGCLQSCDDGDGCNSAPSDRPGWLRIVTAAASVITISLIWANVMPSYHVFR